One stretch of Pseudovibrio brasiliensis DNA includes these proteins:
- a CDS encoding outer membrane beta-barrel protein, whose translation MTSLRVTIIACMAVTAVNAATASDLSDALLQNSSGYSLRAQPQYSALGIRFANWLLMPTLKSGLYYDSNLYKAKGRKESSVVGLFAPALTLHSDVSRHSFQFGLSGLRKHAFSNENASTLSGRASANANVEILSDFALDLGASIETKQFELGAADASSDAQHGVRREAYVASARISKVFNRLRFIGGASVTHHNYHDVSAESGGVIDQDYRDGTRFSILGKMNYAFSPGLSAFASAEYNARNWKAAGVDNRDSQGIEFLTGLEVDKRGNFHGVAGVGYLRQDYDLGTRGDISTYSVNVDLQWMPSPLLVVNFDGRRSVEESSLAGHTSKLTSKAEVSLDYEFLRNLIISPVISYKRENYSGVDRRDDTFRARLETKHLINRNLKFGAYYDFETLKSTAAENSYSRHLIGINAKVEY comes from the coding sequence ATGACTAGCTTGAGGGTTACAATCATAGCCTGCATGGCCGTCACAGCTGTAAATGCTGCGACGGCTTCAGATCTTTCTGATGCCCTATTGCAAAATAGCAGCGGATACAGCTTACGTGCTCAACCTCAATACAGCGCACTGGGCATTCGCTTTGCAAACTGGTTATTGATGCCAACCCTAAAGTCGGGCCTTTACTACGACAGCAATCTTTACAAAGCAAAAGGCCGAAAAGAGAGCAGCGTCGTTGGCCTCTTTGCACCAGCTCTTACGCTACATTCTGATGTCTCGCGCCACAGTTTTCAGTTTGGTTTATCTGGTCTGCGAAAGCATGCGTTTTCAAACGAAAATGCATCCACTCTGTCAGGGCGCGCGTCAGCAAACGCGAATGTCGAGATCCTCAGCGATTTTGCCTTAGACTTGGGCGCAAGTATCGAAACCAAGCAATTTGAGTTGGGAGCAGCTGATGCCTCTTCTGATGCGCAGCATGGTGTCCGACGAGAAGCTTATGTCGCTTCTGCCAGAATTTCGAAAGTCTTCAATCGCCTACGCTTCATTGGTGGAGCTTCCGTCACACATCACAACTATCATGATGTTAGTGCTGAGAGCGGCGGTGTTATTGATCAGGATTACCGAGACGGAACACGTTTCAGCATTCTTGGTAAGATGAACTATGCTTTTTCGCCGGGCTTGAGCGCTTTTGCGAGTGCAGAATACAATGCACGCAACTGGAAAGCAGCCGGAGTCGATAACAGAGACTCTCAGGGTATTGAGTTCTTAACCGGTCTTGAAGTCGACAAACGTGGCAACTTTCATGGTGTGGCTGGAGTTGGATATCTCAGGCAAGACTATGATCTAGGGACACGTGGAGACATCTCAACCTACTCCGTCAATGTAGATCTGCAATGGATGCCCTCGCCTCTTTTGGTCGTGAACTTTGATGGTCGACGCTCCGTTGAAGAAAGCTCGCTTGCTGGACACACGAGTAAACTCACTTCAAAGGCTGAGGTTTCACTTGATTACGAGTTCCTCCGTAACCTGATCATTTCACCAGTCATTTCCTACAAGCGCGAAAACTACTCGGGCGTTGATCGCCGTGACGATACGTTTCGCGCAAGATTGGAAACGAAACATCTTATCAACCGCAACCTGAAGTTCGGTGCTTACTATGACTTTGAAACACTCAAGTCTACTGCAGCTGAAAACAGCTACAGCCGGCATCTGATAGGGATCAACGCTAAAGTAGAGTACTAA
- a CDS encoding thioesterase II family protein: MPSPWFDAEAHPNKLNLVCLPQAGGDTSLYNRWKVPLGDQVNVMPAKFPGRGGRLGEPAINCMEEVVDQLAQEIGQFGEAPFALLGSSMGGWIAYELALYLAKQHHLEPTALFVLASASPFAARSLPFLEGCTREEMIEELILFNPDFKQIAEHDELVSLLLPAIISDFKLCETYRPRAPWKVKSPIFAFAGREDQIVERSKVEEWTTLSSETVVIDDVEGGHFFIEELPIKVLDQIREHAANVVHQMSQPATLQLA; this comes from the coding sequence ATGCCTTCCCCTTGGTTTGATGCTGAGGCCCATCCGAATAAGCTGAACTTGGTTTGCCTGCCTCAGGCAGGGGGCGATACAAGTTTGTACAACCGATGGAAGGTGCCGCTTGGTGATCAGGTGAACGTGATGCCAGCAAAGTTTCCTGGTCGAGGGGGGCGTCTGGGAGAACCAGCAATCAATTGTATGGAAGAGGTTGTCGATCAGTTAGCTCAAGAGATTGGGCAGTTTGGAGAAGCCCCATTTGCACTGCTTGGATCCAGTATGGGGGGCTGGATTGCTTATGAGTTAGCTCTTTACCTTGCGAAACAACATCATCTTGAACCAACCGCCCTGTTTGTGCTGGCGTCAGCCTCGCCGTTTGCTGCAAGAAGCCTTCCGTTCCTTGAAGGATGTACGCGAGAGGAAATGATTGAAGAGCTCATCTTGTTTAATCCTGACTTTAAGCAGATCGCTGAGCATGATGAGTTGGTGAGCTTACTTCTACCTGCGATCATCAGTGATTTTAAGCTCTGCGAGACTTATCGGCCACGTGCCCCTTGGAAGGTTAAGTCCCCCATTTTTGCTTTTGCAGGACGTGAAGACCAAATTGTCGAGCGGAGCAAAGTGGAAGAATGGACGACTTTGAGCTCTGAAACCGTAGTAATTGACGACGTGGAAGGTGGACATTTCTTCATTGAAGAACTTCCCATCAAGGTGCTTGATCAGATAAGAGAGCACGCTGCAAACGTGGTCCATCAGATGTCTCAACCCGCTACCTTGCAGCTGGCGTAA
- a CDS encoding polysaccharide biosynthesis/export family protein, which translates to MKRKLRNSFISLLAAGLLQGCVSGEMGVKPDENQIVAGRVLSQPEVYRLGPGDKLRMIVFGEPDLSGEFVVDDQGSLDLPLIGDVNANNESLEALEDRIISALKDGYLKEPRVSLEVLNYRPFFIQGEIGRPGEYSYQNGLTLQDAIAMAGGYSYRADNSRVFLRPVGSNMEVPVRLTGTRLYLRPGDSIRVPERYF; encoded by the coding sequence GTGAAGAGGAAACTACGTAACAGCTTTATCAGCCTTTTAGCAGCAGGCCTGTTGCAAGGCTGCGTGTCTGGTGAAATGGGAGTTAAACCGGACGAAAATCAGATCGTGGCTGGCCGTGTTCTGTCGCAGCCCGAAGTGTACCGCCTAGGCCCAGGCGACAAGCTCCGCATGATTGTGTTCGGCGAACCAGATCTTTCAGGTGAGTTCGTCGTGGATGATCAGGGAAGCCTTGATTTGCCATTGATCGGTGATGTGAACGCCAACAATGAAAGTCTGGAAGCGCTTGAAGATCGCATCATCAGCGCGCTCAAAGACGGTTACTTGAAAGAGCCCCGAGTGAGCTTGGAGGTTCTAAACTATCGTCCATTCTTTATTCAGGGAGAGATCGGACGTCCTGGTGAATACTCTTATCAGAACGGTTTGACGCTTCAGGATGCGATCGCCATGGCAGGCGGATACTCATATCGTGCGGATAACTCGCGCGTTTTCCTGCGTCCCGTCGGGAGCAATATGGAAGTACCCGTGCGTCTGACTGGAACAAGACTATATCTGCGTCCCGGCGACAGTATTCGTGTTCCTGAAAGATACTTCTGA
- a CDS encoding glycosyltransferase family 4 protein, giving the protein MRILLVANSSFKLINFRRTLIQQLQEEGHELIATAPRDEYTPDFARMGVKYVELPMDATGTSLVAEAKLLLKIFSITRSKKPDAVLGYTIKPNIYGALSARILGVPFVPNITGMGSVFDREDLLARLIKWLYRTAFRRCPRVFLQNPEDLSFFVKSGLISRQQAYLLPGSGVDLKNFHVSSLPGSGHNRTFVLVARMLREKGIYEFVEVARALSSSFPDARFVLLGPSGSGKSGALSEADMKKLTSDGIVEYRGAVKDVRPVVAEADCVVLPSFYREGTPRALLEAAAMGRPIITTTIPGCKDVVDDGRNGFLCKPKSAQSLETAMRQFLLMSEEAVDEMGKASRQLAEQKFDEQIVIDNYTSVLRDAAIKTSSNERRSEPLKLKSSQSEINQ; this is encoded by the coding sequence ATGAGAATTCTTCTTGTTGCGAATAGCAGTTTCAAGCTTATCAACTTCAGACGTACTTTGATTCAGCAGCTGCAAGAGGAGGGTCATGAACTCATTGCTACCGCTCCGCGCGATGAATACACACCAGATTTTGCCAGAATGGGAGTGAAGTATGTTGAACTCCCGATGGATGCCACAGGAACGTCGCTCGTTGCAGAGGCCAAGCTTTTATTGAAGATTTTCAGCATCACTCGCAGTAAGAAACCGGATGCTGTCCTCGGATATACGATTAAACCCAATATTTATGGCGCATTGTCAGCACGTATCCTTGGTGTTCCTTTTGTACCTAACATTACCGGGATGGGGAGTGTTTTTGATCGTGAGGATCTTCTTGCGCGCTTAATCAAATGGCTGTACCGCACCGCGTTCCGCCGTTGTCCGCGTGTTTTTCTGCAAAACCCAGAGGACCTTTCATTCTTCGTAAAAAGTGGGCTGATTTCGAGGCAACAAGCATACTTACTGCCAGGTTCAGGCGTTGATTTAAAGAACTTTCATGTGAGCTCGTTGCCTGGAAGCGGGCACAACAGAACTTTTGTTTTGGTTGCAAGAATGTTACGCGAAAAAGGCATCTATGAGTTTGTTGAAGTTGCTCGTGCTCTGTCTTCCAGCTTTCCTGATGCTCGTTTTGTACTCCTCGGTCCCTCAGGTTCCGGCAAGAGTGGTGCTTTAAGCGAAGCGGATATGAAGAAGTTGACGTCTGACGGGATCGTCGAATATCGCGGTGCCGTTAAAGATGTCCGCCCAGTCGTTGCAGAGGCTGATTGCGTCGTACTTCCTTCTTTTTATCGTGAGGGAACACCTCGAGCTCTGTTGGAAGCAGCCGCGATGGGTAGGCCAATTATCACGACAACCATACCTGGATGTAAGGATGTTGTTGACGATGGACGGAATGGTTTCCTTTGTAAGCCAAAAAGCGCGCAATCCCTTGAGACTGCTATGCGGCAATTCCTCTTAATGAGCGAAGAAGCCGTTGATGAAATGGGGAAAGCTTCCCGCCAGTTAGCAGAGCAGAAGTTTGATGAGCAGATTGTTATCGACAATTACACTTCAGTTCTGCGAGACGCAGCTATCAAAACGAGTTCCAATGAAAGACGGTCGGAACCGCTTAAACTGAAATCATCCCAATCTGAAATAAATCAATAA
- a CDS encoding sugar transferase, with protein sequence MLRIFDIIFSFTVIMLTSPLMLLAAILVRTKFGSPIIFKQDRAGLNGEVFQIYKFRSMTDERDAAGNLLPDEKRLTKFGRFLRATSIDELPGFLNVLWGDMSVVGPRPQHASFLEFYSKRQMMRHYVKPGITGWAQVNGRNSIGWDDRFELDVWYVENKSFWLDMKIIFLTMVIVLRREGISAAGHATMPEFRGSQLTVPQND encoded by the coding sequence ATGTTGAGAATATTTGACATCATCTTTAGTTTTACTGTGATAATGCTCACCTCCCCACTTATGTTGCTTGCCGCAATATTGGTGCGCACGAAATTTGGTAGTCCGATCATTTTCAAGCAAGATCGTGCTGGTCTTAATGGCGAAGTCTTTCAGATCTACAAGTTTAGAAGCATGACTGACGAGCGGGATGCTGCGGGAAACTTGTTACCAGACGAAAAACGTCTGACTAAGTTCGGCCGCTTCCTACGTGCAACCAGTATTGATGAGCTTCCTGGCTTCCTAAACGTTCTATGGGGCGACATGTCAGTAGTCGGTCCGCGCCCTCAACATGCAAGCTTTCTGGAATTTTATTCCAAGCGTCAAATGATGCGTCACTATGTAAAACCAGGCATTACCGGCTGGGCACAAGTAAATGGGCGTAACAGTATTGGTTGGGATGATCGCTTTGAACTAGATGTCTGGTACGTCGAGAACAAGAGTTTCTGGCTCGATATGAAGATCATTTTCCTGACTATGGTGATTGTGTTGAGACGCGAAGGCATCAGCGCTGCAGGTCATGCCACAATGCCTGAGTTCCGCGGAAGCCAACTTACAGTTCCGCAAAATGACTAA
- a CDS encoding 4'-phosphopantetheinyl transferase family protein: MPISVPAKDAQEWFQTLRGKWQHCYETNRVLLVLVPIEFPFPDDCILTGEEKERSARYRFIRDRRAYELGRFIVRTTLKATTPLEPFAIRDLGKPYINGYPAFNISHSGGLVAVAFARREPLGVDIELIRSDNQSTDLIDAVCHPAERRELAGCSEQERDEMFYRCWTRKEAVLKATGEGLRDDLRSLDVKLSQYQPTIASEALSMALFDVPLRWKGYSCALAVDPGVTAIDVLSPFHFYQLACLEQVHDTEHVI, translated from the coding sequence ATGCCGATTTCAGTTCCCGCCAAAGATGCTCAAGAATGGTTTCAAACTCTGAGAGGGAAGTGGCAACATTGTTACGAGACCAACAGGGTGTTGCTGGTTCTCGTGCCAATAGAGTTTCCATTTCCGGATGACTGCATTTTGACTGGGGAAGAAAAAGAAAGAAGCGCACGCTATCGGTTTATTCGAGACAGGCGAGCATATGAGTTGGGCCGCTTTATTGTTCGAACCACGCTCAAGGCTACGACTCCTCTTGAGCCTTTTGCAATTAGAGATCTAGGCAAGCCCTACATAAATGGCTATCCAGCGTTCAACATAAGCCACTCTGGTGGATTGGTTGCTGTTGCATTTGCTCGCAGGGAGCCTTTGGGCGTTGATATTGAGTTGATCCGCTCAGATAATCAATCAACTGATCTGATAGATGCTGTTTGTCATCCGGCTGAGCGTAGAGAGCTTGCAGGGTGCTCCGAGCAGGAGCGAGACGAGATGTTTTATCGTTGCTGGACCCGTAAAGAAGCTGTGTTGAAGGCAACCGGTGAAGGGCTTCGAGATGATCTTCGTTCGCTTGATGTGAAGTTATCTCAGTATCAACCGACCATTGCTTCTGAAGCTCTATCCATGGCGCTGTTTGATGTTCCTCTTCGCTGGAAAGGTTACAGCTGTGCTCTTGCTGTTGATCCAGGTGTTACAGCTATAGATGTTCTCTCACCCTTCCATTTTTATCAACTCGCGTGTCTCGAGCAAGTCCATGACACTGAGCACGTCATCTAG
- a CDS encoding GumC family protein, which translates to MPEDSINLRLVFQFLRNYWSLILGITGLVTVLGITFSILAAPKYTAVTSVYIETRASNVVDVKAVLSGFGSDDKLLKSQIEIIGSNAVAKRVIEEHDLKNSPLFKLEPSKLSEILSKITGEPPVAPSLEQRVLNGLTVNLNRNTTVVDLSYQAHSPEMAAELANGFAEAYLADRLATKYEAIRQASEWLSVRLSELGVKVRASEQAVEQFRSEYNLQVAGGGTISEKQIATLNQQLVFARTKTAEAQARVDQIEKVRVRGGSTSSFADAAQSAVITQLRAKASEVARKEAALTVKYSHKHPAVVSVRSQLADLNQQIEKELQRIVDTAQNELAVAKRREASISDSLDQLRDVTNTENHAQVYLRELIREAAANRTLYESFLARLKETQEFEKMDSVSSRILSRAEVPSNASFPNKRLFLVVSVVLGLIFGTVLALILEIFDNTLKSKEDVEGRIGLPLFSQIPLLDEFASSSRFGSFFSFLGGNNTHGSRGAKSDAASNKAINEFASSNPLSHYAESIRALRSRVKFTRLDDPIKTLLITSAIPGEGKSTVSRNLAHYAAKAGERVLFIDADMRRQLSADTPKDANEKNLADVLMGDVTVADAIRHEEGSKFYYLPAPSHRELWETAELLSSKAMKTLLEGARKSFDLIIIDSPPTIPLIDSRVLSHIVDGTVLVVSWNHTDGGLVEQAKELLDQTPGKTLGVVLNSFDVSKARLNRHQASYGYGYYK; encoded by the coding sequence ATGCCGGAAGATTCTATCAATCTACGTCTGGTCTTCCAGTTTTTGCGGAACTATTGGTCGCTCATTCTAGGTATTACTGGGCTCGTGACAGTTTTAGGCATCACGTTTTCAATCTTAGCTGCCCCCAAGTACACAGCTGTCACATCAGTATACATCGAAACCCGTGCATCTAATGTTGTTGACGTGAAGGCCGTTCTCAGCGGTTTTGGTTCCGACGACAAGCTTTTGAAGAGCCAGATTGAGATTATTGGTTCGAATGCAGTCGCTAAGCGAGTGATTGAGGAACACGACCTCAAGAACTCACCTTTGTTTAAGCTGGAACCCTCAAAACTCTCGGAGATACTCTCCAAGATCACCGGTGAACCACCTGTTGCACCAAGCCTTGAACAGCGTGTCTTGAATGGCCTGACGGTGAACCTTAATCGAAACACGACCGTTGTTGACTTATCTTATCAGGCTCATTCTCCGGAAATGGCAGCTGAGCTGGCAAATGGATTTGCAGAGGCATACCTTGCTGACCGTTTAGCAACCAAATACGAAGCTATCCGACAGGCAAGTGAATGGTTGAGCGTCCGTTTGTCTGAGTTGGGTGTGAAAGTACGCGCATCAGAACAAGCCGTTGAGCAGTTTCGTAGTGAATACAACCTTCAAGTCGCAGGTGGCGGAACTATCAGTGAGAAGCAAATCGCAACGCTCAACCAGCAGCTCGTCTTTGCACGTACAAAAACAGCAGAAGCGCAGGCACGTGTTGATCAGATCGAAAAAGTACGTGTGCGAGGTGGCTCAACCTCTTCATTTGCTGATGCGGCTCAATCTGCAGTGATCACGCAGTTGCGCGCGAAAGCCTCTGAAGTTGCACGTAAAGAAGCAGCACTCACCGTCAAATACAGCCACAAGCATCCAGCGGTGGTGAGCGTTCGTTCTCAGTTGGCTGACCTCAACCAGCAAATTGAGAAAGAACTGCAGCGTATCGTCGACACAGCTCAAAACGAGCTGGCCGTCGCAAAACGTCGTGAAGCATCCATCTCTGATAGCCTCGACCAGCTCCGTGACGTCACCAACACGGAAAACCACGCTCAGGTTTATCTGCGCGAGTTGATCCGTGAAGCTGCTGCAAACAGAACGCTCTATGAATCTTTCCTTGCTCGCCTGAAAGAGACACAGGAATTTGAAAAGATGGATTCTGTCAGCAGCCGTATCCTAAGCCGCGCGGAAGTTCCAAGTAATGCGAGCTTCCCGAACAAGAGACTGTTTCTAGTCGTTTCCGTGGTTCTTGGCTTAATCTTCGGCACTGTACTTGCGTTAATTCTGGAGATTTTCGATAACACACTGAAATCTAAAGAAGATGTGGAAGGACGTATTGGCCTGCCATTATTCTCTCAGATTCCTTTGCTCGATGAGTTTGCATCCTCATCCAGATTTGGCTCCTTCTTCAGTTTTCTTGGTGGGAATAACACGCATGGATCACGAGGCGCTAAAAGCGACGCCGCGTCAAATAAAGCAATCAATGAGTTTGCTTCTTCTAATCCACTCAGTCACTACGCAGAATCGATCCGTGCGCTCCGTTCTCGTGTTAAGTTCACTCGATTAGATGATCCGATCAAAACATTGCTGATCACATCAGCTATCCCGGGTGAAGGCAAATCAACAGTTTCCCGCAATCTTGCCCACTATGCAGCGAAAGCCGGCGAGCGTGTTCTTTTCATTGATGCAGATATGCGCCGTCAGCTTTCCGCAGACACGCCAAAAGATGCCAATGAGAAGAACCTTGCTGATGTTTTGATGGGAGACGTGACAGTTGCTGATGCGATCAGGCATGAAGAGGGCTCCAAGTTCTATTATCTGCCTGCTCCAAGTCACCGAGAGCTCTGGGAGACAGCGGAGTTGCTCTCCTCAAAAGCTATGAAAACTTTGCTGGAAGGTGCACGAAAGTCGTTCGATCTGATCATCATCGATAGTCCACCAACTATACCGCTCATCGATAGCCGTGTTCTTTCGCACATCGTGGACGGCACTGTTCTGGTTGTTTCTTGGAACCATACGGATGGTGGGCTTGTTGAGCAGGCGAAGGAATTGCTTGATCAAACACCAGGTAAGACGCTTGGTGTAGTGTTGAACAGCTTTGACGTCAGCAAAGCCCGTCTCAACAGGCATCAGGCTTCCTATGGGTACGGCTATTATAAGTGA
- a CDS encoding oligosaccharide flippase family protein gives MIARLLKHRAGLRVLALKGTEALAGAAMTIYLARVLGPAEFGVFAFGLATTMLLAIPIKNGASTLITKHVAIAREGNVDEQAGPLLAKGIILSLVYAVLLILGSVAVFALGDGENAFISSVALFSFALPFLCITGLMEGVLRGSFRPNAAILIGTVLVPLVVLAAAAVLNEQLKGQGWSFAIWLYISAAVAITLLSLILVRPFLMPLLSHAKNDRMRSAEWIGLVAPFAIVTGLLIFNRQIDVILLGTLAGEEEAGIYRIAAQASILVTFGVQAIGHLYAPYLATADSQTAPSKISGYLRKSILFSLGFGGLALLGLALVGKLIITLLAGPEYLPAYPIMLILCAANLAVAANGATMQALYMQGHQRKTAWIFFASGMFSVVANAILIPYLGILGAAIASSAVILSWSLGLRWLACGVWQLSFLTLTPRH, from the coding sequence ATGATCGCGCGCCTGCTCAAGCATCGTGCTGGCCTGCGTGTCTTGGCTCTGAAGGGAACTGAGGCTCTGGCAGGGGCAGCCATGACGATCTATTTGGCGCGCGTTTTGGGGCCTGCTGAGTTTGGTGTCTTTGCCTTTGGTCTTGCCACAACAATGTTGCTAGCTATCCCAATCAAGAATGGTGCCTCCACATTGATCACGAAGCATGTGGCAATAGCACGCGAAGGCAATGTAGATGAGCAGGCTGGCCCACTTCTGGCAAAAGGCATCATCCTGTCACTGGTTTATGCAGTTCTACTGATACTTGGCTCAGTTGCAGTTTTTGCATTAGGAGATGGAGAGAATGCGTTCATTTCAAGTGTCGCACTTTTTTCATTCGCATTGCCTTTCCTTTGCATCACAGGCCTGATGGAAGGTGTCTTACGTGGCAGCTTTCGCCCCAATGCTGCAATACTTATCGGCACAGTCCTAGTTCCACTTGTCGTCCTCGCTGCGGCTGCTGTTCTAAATGAGCAACTAAAAGGGCAAGGCTGGTCGTTTGCAATTTGGCTTTACATCTCTGCAGCAGTTGCGATCACACTACTGAGCCTGATCCTCGTGCGCCCATTCTTGATGCCACTGCTATCGCACGCAAAAAATGATCGAATGAGGAGCGCAGAATGGATCGGCTTGGTTGCGCCATTTGCAATTGTAACCGGTTTGTTGATCTTCAACCGTCAGATTGATGTGATCCTGCTTGGCACGCTCGCGGGTGAAGAAGAAGCCGGCATTTATCGGATTGCAGCGCAGGCATCGATCCTTGTCACCTTTGGAGTTCAGGCCATCGGCCATCTCTATGCGCCATATCTGGCTACAGCTGACAGTCAAACCGCACCCTCAAAGATCTCCGGATATCTACGCAAGAGTATTTTGTTTTCGCTTGGGTTTGGCGGGCTTGCCTTGCTAGGACTCGCACTTGTCGGCAAGTTAATCATTACTCTGTTAGCCGGACCAGAGTATCTGCCTGCTTATCCGATAATGCTGATCTTGTGCGCAGCAAATCTTGCTGTGGCTGCCAATGGCGCCACCATGCAGGCGCTGTATATGCAAGGGCATCAACGGAAAACAGCTTGGATTTTCTTCGCTTCTGGCATGTTTTCGGTCGTAGCGAACGCAATACTGATCCCATACCTAGGCATTCTCGGTGCTGCCATTGCATCTTCTGCAGTCATTTTGTCTTGGTCGCTTGGCTTGCGTTGGCTGGCTTGCGGCGTGTGGCAACTCTCCTTCCTAACGCTTACCCCTCGACATTAA